Proteins from one Sabethes cyaneus chromosome 2, idSabCyanKW18_F2, whole genome shotgun sequence genomic window:
- the LOC128737659 gene encoding zinc finger protein 25-like yields the protein MNAEEIDVPSEDPHSYCRLCFGDRNLVPLLPGLSETHNMLLNQIIQFTGIQIDPENGLPASICWRCAVTLEDFQLFRQRSLHNDSIIRERYAAKYAIEFNVDPVEDELSNGDHMNAFTVDETNNQSNIDVDLVVPTVENHSVCDTDSVRNDYMQDTSTDQSCDAVMCHICKKQCRNKTHLYVHFKHQHSDAGRPFKCTICPASFKRKNHLEGHITSHGGDVKRYSCEECGANYAKGKSLRAHRQQMHGLPPVAPAKKCGELTNVYGPYSCTYCSKTFKHRPSLNFHIKSHYEMLPEACEFCNARFDNERGKLIHMGKYHPSDMYKKVLAPKETFQCAFCPRSFDQRNYLTQHTKYMHLQKIDEAEEGSDGDELNEPMNSTEPPVTIKFEVEEDSSLQSDWN from the exons ATGAATGCCGAAGAGATCGATGT ACCCAGCGAGGATCCACATTCTTATTGTCGGTTATGCTTCGGGGATCGCAATCTAGTTCCACTTCTTCCAGGTTTAAGTGAAACGCATAACATGCTTTTGAATCAGATAATTCAATTCACGGGCATTCAAATAGATCCAGAGAATGGACTTCCTGCTTCTATCTGCTGGAGGTGCGCTGTGACTTTAGAGGATTTTCAGTTGTTCAGACAACGCAGCTTACACAATGACTCTATAATTAGAGAACGATATGCGGCAAAATATGCTATAGAATTTAATGTCGATCCCGTCGAGGATGAACTAAGCAATGGTGATCATATGAATGCGTTTACGGTGGATGAAACAAACAATCAAAGCAATATTGATGTCGATCTTGTTGTTCCAACGGTTGAAAATCATAGTGTTTGCGACACTGATAGTGTACGTAATGATTATATGCAGGATACATCCACTGATCAATCTTGTGATGCTGTAATGTGCCACATATGTAAGAAACAATGCAGAAATAAAACTCATTTGTATGTTCATTTTAAACATCAACATTCTGATGCTGGAAGACCTTTTAAATGTACTATTTGTCCCGCGTCTTTCAAACGCAAGAATCATCTCGAGGGACATATTACATCGCATGGAGGGGATGTAAAGCGCTATTCTTGTGAAGAATGCGGTGCAAACTATGCAAAAGGAAAGTCATTGCGGGCCCATCGTCAACAAATGCATGGTTTACCACCTGTTGCACCTGCTAAAAAGTGTGGTGAGCTTACTAATGTATACGGACCGTATTCTTGCACCTACTGCTCCAAAACGTTCAAGCATCGCCCGTCGTTAAACTTTCATATAAAATCTCATTATGAAATGTTACCAGAAGCATGCGAGTTCTGTAATGCCCGATTTGACAACGAGAGAGGTAAGCTCATTCATATGGGTAAATATCACCCTTCAGATATGTATAAGAAAGTGCTAGCTCCCAAGGAAACGTTCCAGTGTGCCTTCTGTCCACGAAGTTTTGACCAGCGAAATTATTTGACACAGCACACTAAATACATGCATTTACAAAAGATTGATGAAGCTGAGGAGGGATCGGATGGCGATGAATTAAATGAGCCGATGAATAGCACAGAACCTCCTGTAACAATCAAATTTGAAGTAGAGGAGGACTCCTCGCTACAGTCTGATtggaattaa